The following DNA comes from Cyanobacteriota bacterium.
TTATCTACGCCAGTATTGCTAGCGGCATCAATTTCAACTACGTCTAGAGCAGAACCAGTGGCGATCGTCCGACACACATCACACGCACCACAGGGTTGTGCCGTTGGTTGATGACTGCTCAGGCAGTTTAAGGACTTCGCCAAAATCCGAGCACTAGAGGTCTTGCCTGTTCCCCGTGCCCCTGTAAACAGATAAGCTGGGGCAATTTTTCCTTGGCGCAGCGCATTGGTCAAGGTTGTAGCGATCGCATCTTGCCCCACTAACTCCGCAAACGTTTGGGGACGATATTTGTGATGTAGCGGTTCATAGGCCATCGATTTACCAGTGAGATCTTGTTAAGATAAATTTATGTTCCTTAACAATTCCTAACTTTAGGAGGGCACAATGACCCTTACCCAACCTACCTACATTCTGCGTCGAGTAGCAACACTATTGTCTATCGCCATCTTAACCCTATGCTTGATGGCTGCGATTACAGGTACTCTATTGTCGTTTTATTATGAACCAACAGCAACGGGTGCCCATGCTTCCCTAGAATTTATTACCAACGATGTTCACCATGGTTGGCTGATTCGCACGGTACATAATGTAGCTGGCAATGTTGTTGTAGTGTTAGGGCTAATTCAACTGGTGGTTTTGTTTTTCAGCCGTTGCCTCCAGCCCGCTTGGGTAACAGCCTGGGTTAGCGGTGTCACCTTCACCCTCAGCGCGATTGGCTT
Coding sequences within:
- a CDS encoding cytochrome b N-terminal domain-containing protein, producing MTLTQPTYILRRVATLLSIAILTLCLMAAITGTLLSFYYEPTATGAHASLEFITNDVHHGWLIRTVHNVAGNVVVVLGLIQLVVLFFSRCLQPAWVTAWVSGVTFTLSAIGLGWTAMILDWSQVGYWRLKVELGTIAAIPVIGSQIQTLLTGGGFGSMTIQRMYTLHSYVLAIVAVTLAAIHLISLLQQERRLNTPTADKIASQVS